A genome region from Octopus sinensis linkage group LG26, ASM634580v1, whole genome shotgun sequence includes the following:
- the LOC115224906 gene encoding cornifelin homolog yields MTTKLPSTPITQQPRSTSKLSLASKLMTNNHIDHEICEKAWSSGLCDCQDDQKHNCLSSLCCWPFFKYTLAMRIGESPFVSLIPCAVFALRVKLRTVLSIKGSIIDDFFAVLCCEPCAVCQMSRELDNAGL; encoded by the exons ATGACTACCAAGCTGCCATCCACGCCCATCACACAGCAACCAAGAAGCACGTCAAAGTTATCTCTTGCTTCCAAACTAATGACCAATAATCACATTGACCACGAGATCTGCGAAAAAGCCTGGTCATCTGGTCTTTGTGACTGTCAGGACGATCAAAAACACAACT GTCTCTCCTCGTTGTGCTGCTGGCCATTCTTTAAATATACTTTGGCCATGCGTATCGGTGAATCTCCATTTGTGTCTCTCATTCCTTGTGCAGTGTTTGCTCTGCGAGTAAAACTGAGGACGGTCCTAAGTATTAAG ggATCAATAATTGATGACTTTTTTGCTGTCTTGTGCTGTGAGCCGTGCGCTGTATGTCAAATGTCCAGAGAACTGGACAATGCTGGACTTTAA